The Malus sylvestris chromosome 8, drMalSylv7.2, whole genome shotgun sequence genomic interval TGGTGCGCTCTCTAAACAATTTCAAATTACATATTTATTATAACACTTGAAATAATACACTACATAATTTGTATTTCCGGTATCTAGAAAATTTCTTAGATTAGGGTTAGGAatactaccaccaccaccactgtgTACCAGCCTCCACCACCCAGATATCCAATTACAGATGTACGATGTGTCAATTAATGGAAATCAGATTAGATAATCAAGCAAGATAAGAGCGCACTAATTTGATTAATATGGGTAGGTTTAGAGTCCATGTTATAGAGATATATCCTACTGATCCAATATTATATGCAGCCCAAGTAAGATCTTTCTCTTCACCACCTAAGTACGTAATCCTCCTGTCACCTTTTATCTTCTCTctctgtgtttgtgtgtgtgtatatatagctAGGTTAGCAGAGTGTGAAGTGCaagaacaaagagagagagagatcaaaaTGCGCATGAAAAACATCTTCGTTTTCATGTCGCCCGGTACTTTTCTCTTGCTCCTGATCATCATCTCGTTTCATGGACCAACTAAAGCAGCTGATGATCATCAGAATGCTGGGAGAGGGAGTCGGAGAGACCGCCTTTACATCGTGTATATGGGATCTGCAGCCGCCTCATCAACAACTAGTGATGATGATATTTCTTCCCTAAGGGATGATCGTGCTCAGCTCCTCAGTTCTGTCGTAACAAGGTCGGTAATCGATTAATTCCAAGTATATGTATGAATATTGTATAATCAGGCTGTTCATTTATCCATGTACACTGGGTAAAGCGGAAGCCTTACCTAAActttcccagaccctgcgtaaagcgggagccttgtgcagtACGACCTTTAGGCTGTTCATTTATCCATGTACACGTAATACGTATCATGAACATGAAAATATGACCCcctacctctttagaatggaaCTAACATTATTAACTTGTGTGTCTGTTAATTAATTAGGTTAAGTTGGAACTAGTTAATTCACCCCCTTTCCTAAACTTTCCTACtctattttcgttaaaattttggtttcatATGTttattggaagaagaaatagatTAAAGTTGGATAGTTAGTTGAGTTGATAAGGATCGTTCTTTTCGCTAACTAAGGTCTAGGTTCAAGCGTTACTCCTGGCAATTCTTTTTTGTGGGCAATTTGTAAAATCCAAAAAAGGAACTTATATGCACTGCTCCTGGAGTGGAGTAGCCTGAATAGTAATTGGGTTATATTTTGTGGGTGCAGGAAACCAAATGCAGTGGTGCACACTTACAAGCATGGTTTTTCAGGATTTGCGGCTCGTCTCACGGACGAAGAGGCGCGATCCATTGCTTCAAAGCCTGGAGTTGTATCTGTTTTTCTAGATCCCATATTGAAACTCCACACTACTCATTCCTGGGATTTCCTCAAGTATCAAACTGCTTTAAAAATCGACTCAAATCTTAACTCTAACAACTATGATGCCACGGACGGAGTTTCATTAGTTACCGCTGATGGATCTGACACCATTATCGGTATTTTGGACACAGGTAACAGATCGAGATTGTCCTTTTGATAAAATTGGAACAATACAGAGAAAATTAGCACGTTTCAGACTCACATAAATTGACTATGGTTCATAAGTCTAACGGATTAATAACGAAATCATAAATTGAATCTAGGTATATGGCCGGAGTCGGAGAGTTTCAATGACAAAGATATGGGTCCTATTCCGTCACGGTGGAAGGGTACGTGCATGAAATCAGATGATTTCAGTTCCTCCAACTGTAATAGGTAATTTATTAACTCATGATTTAAATGTGTTACGAACATTGATATATTTTCGTGAAATTATAGGTACTaaacaattttaatttgttattttatGATGAACGATCAGGAAGTTGATAGGAGCAAGGTTTTATAGCACTCCTGAATCTGATGGCACAATAGAGATTGATTCCCCAAGGGATACAGTGGGACACGGCAGCCATGTGGCCGGAACAGCAGCAGGGACCCCTGTATCAGATGCGTCCTACTACGGCGTAGCAGCTGGGACTGCCATAGGAGGCTCCCCGGGTTCAAGGATCGCCATGTACAAGGTATGCTCGGAAGGAGGTTGTCGTGGCTCCGACATTTTAGCTGCCTTTGACGACGCGATTGCGGACGGGGTGGACGTTCTATCCCTCTCGCTTGGTTCAGCCAGTGGGTTTCAGCCGGAGTTGAGCAACGACCCCATTGCGATCGGAGCATTCCATGCGGTGGAGCAGGGGATTACCGTGGTCTGCTCCGCCGGGAATGATGGCCCTGACCCTGGAACCGTTGTGAACGCCGCACCCTGGATTTTGACAGTTGGCGCCACCACCATTGACCGAGATTTCGAATCTGATGTGGTGTTGGGAGGCGGCACGGTGGTCAAGGGGAGAGCCATAAATTTTTCAAAACTCGAAAAATCGCCTGTGTACCCGTTGATATATGCTCTGTCTGCCCGCAAAGCTGATGGTAATGAACATAATGCAAGGTAGGAACGCGATTTCCGGCTGCGTCCCTAAAATATCGTCTGATTGAATATCTGTGATTCTCCGATCACGTAGCTTCACGTACATTTTTCAGATACTGCAACGAAGATTCCATGGAAGCAGAAAAGATCAATGGGAAGATTGTGCTGTGTGACTCCGGTGATTATTGGAGGAGCGGCCAGATTGACTCGGTGACGAGTCTTGGCGGAGTAGGTGTCATTTTTCAAGTAGACAATCCGGGGGTGGTCGCGAGTACATACGCAGAATTTCCGGCAACCGTCCTCAGTTTTAAGGACGGTCAAGAAATCCTATCCTATATCAACTCAACCAggtaaccctaaccctaaaaccAAGCCAAATTTAGCTTCATCAATTGGACATTCCTTTCAAAATTAATCGATTACTTGTGTCAAGAAACCCAGTTGCAACCGTCCAACCAACAGTGACGGTGACGAAGTATAAACCAGCGCCCACCGTCGTATATTTTTCAGCCAGAGGACCTGCATCCGGTACAAGGAACATTCTCAAGGCAAGCAAGCTGGCTTCTCCTTTCCGATTCCTAATTTCCCAAGAGAGTACCCATTTTCCTAATGTAGTTTGTTTGCAGCCTGATATTGCAGCACCTGGTGTGAACATTCTTGCACCATGGATCGGCAATGATTCGTCTGTCGCTCTCGAAGGAAAGGATCCCCCGCTGTACAATGTCCTCTCGGGGACTTCCATGTCATGTCCCCATGTTTCCGGGATAGCCGCCACAGTCAAAGCTCAAAACCCCGCCTGGAGTCCCTCTGCGATCAGATCAGCGATCATCACCACAGGTCGAGATTCTTGTTTCATTGCACATTTTATACTTCCGAGCTGAAGTTTAAATGCAACTTTCTTTCTCTGCAGCATCTCAAACAGACAATCTGGGAGCCCCAATTAGTACAGATAAAAATTCTACAGCCACACCATACGACTACGGCGCAGGAGAAGTGACAACAACAGGACCGTTACAACCAGGGCTGGTTTATGAAACTGGCACCGTCGACTACTTGAACTACCTCTGCTACTACGGCTACAACGTATCACAAATTAAAACCATCTCCAAAACTGCTCCCAAAGAATTTGCTTGCCCCAAGGATTCCAATGCTGACTACATATCAAATATCAACTACCCTTCAATAGCAATTTCCAACTTTAACGGAAAAGCGAGCAAGAACGTGACCAGGACGGTTACAAATGTAGCAGGAGATGGAGAAATCATTTTCACCGCTACCGTCGATGCACCCAGCGGTCTAACTGTGAAAGTGATTCCTGATAAACTGCAATTTTCGAAGAACAACCAGAAGCTGACTTACCAAGTGGTTTTCTCTCCCACGACTTCCTCTCCCAAGGAAGATATGTTTGGGTCTGTTACATGGACAAACGCAAAGTATAAAGTCCGAAGTCCATTTGTCGTAGATGTATGAAAACTGACAGGAAGTACTTCAATAAGTCAAGTTATAACTATCATAGCGATGTGTTGCCTCTGCAATAAACAACATCTGAGCAAATATAAAACCCCGCCCTGCTAATCAAATGCAATCTTCAACACCACAAGAAATCAAGAAATTGGCATGTCATGAATTGACTCCAAATGCTGATCACATAAATAAAACCCACGAATATCTGTTAAATCAACGGATTTTAATGAAAACATAAGCTGACCTCCATAGTCATTCTGGAAGCCCCTGCCTTACAACAGAGGCCAATCTTTATATCAATCATTCATCTTCCCTAATCATCATAACCTACTCACTAGGAAATTCATTATGCCTAAACAATCAATCAACTCAGAAGACAAGAATGGAAAAAGAGTAAGCACCATGTTTTTAATATATTAACATAACAAAAGAGAACCACATAACATCATAGATTGCAAGTATAGAAGAGCTAGAAGTGCGGTGGAAGAAAATAACAGTCGTCTGCATACAAATAAAGTACTTCACTAAGTCACAAAACGTTTCAGACAACAGATAGAAACTAAGTCACGAAACGTTTCAGATAACAGATACAAACAGCATTCCACAACCACAGCTTGTAAAGAGCAACAAACCATAAAACAGGTTCCTTCATCCCCAGGCCCTTCACTCGAAGGCCCATTGGTTCTCCCTGCGgacctcctcctcttcctcggGCGTAAAGTCGTTCTTAATGTTGAACGTCTTGCGAATCTCCTCGGGTGTTTTTCCCTTGATCATGTCCGCCACCGTTTGGCAAGTCAGGTCCAGCAAGCTCTTTATGTTCAAATAATTCGCAGCCTATACAAACACAACTCAATAACATGTTTTCCCAAGTAGTTTAATTACCAACAGGCATAGAGAAATACATATTAGTACAAAGAAACATTGGGCGCGTTTGAAAGCACTTCTACTCATATGATCTTTTGCCAGAGACAAGTCAAAATTATTCTAAATCCAAGCGCTTCAGAAGCACTTGGGAGAAAGCACTTCCTATCACCCAGAAGCACTTATAAATTTTTTTCTGCCAAACAGGCCCGTTGTAATCTAGTGGTCATCAAGTAATTACTGATTAGTAAACGTACAAGCACAAatcataattgaaaaaaaattaactaattaGACAAACAAACCCATGAGTTTAATTCCCCTAAAAATTTCGAAAAACGTCAAGACTCAGAAATCAGATAATTAGAAACCCTAAGGTAATTAAGCAGTAAATTAATCGAATTGCAAGAGCAGAATCGAAAACGGAGGAAAACAGAAACAGACCAGGATGAGATCGAAGAGCGTGGCCTGGTCGACCTTGACGAATTCGGCGTCCCAAGCCTTGAGGTCTTCATCGACGGAGGCGCGTTCTTCGGGCTTAGCGGCCTCGACATGCTTCCGGCAGTACTCGATGACCTTCGCCAAGATCTTGCTGGTGACGTTGGGCAGCGGGATCCCGTTGTCGGCACAATCGTCCTCCACCATGTGCTTTATCGTCTGAGACATCAAAGCCACCGCCTCGTCCACCTCGAACGTCTCGCCGTCCGAGCTCTTCAGAGTTATCTTCCTCTCTGACGACATGGTTTCGTTGCTGCCTTAACCCTAGAAAcccagagaagagagagatagatgaTATCGggtgagaagaagaaacaaaacaaagtaaTATTATAAGAAGCCCGACGACTAACTTCTCACTCcgttaatattttaataattttcagaaaattaaaaaaaaatcaaagaaagattttatttaatttttttttaaaggaaagaaTTAGAgtcaaatatgtttttttttattttttatagcgATAGTGTTAGTGATAATTATTTGTTACAGAAAATTGGTGAAAATTGGATTCACGTCGAGGTGTGTAGGTATAATTATCTTCCACGTGCAGTAAAAAGCCATATAAATTTTGATGGCAATGCCATAAAATTTCATGATCAGAATAATTTTAGCATCCAAATGCTAGTAACGAAGTCCGAAATTGAAGTAGTTCTTCCTATCATTTCACGTAAATAAACATGTCATTTTAGCTTTATCACTCACGACATGCATGTGACGTTATTTTGAAACATGACGTGCAAC includes:
- the LOC126632346 gene encoding CO(2)-response secreted protease-like, with the translated sequence MGRFRVHVIEIYPTDPILYAAQVRSFSSPPKYVILLSPFIFSLCVCVCVYIARLAECEVQEQREREIKMRMKNIFVFMSPGTFLLLLIIISFHGPTKAADDHQNAGRGSRRDRLYIVYMGSAAASSTTSDDDISSLRDDRAQLLSSVVTRKPNAVVHTYKHGFSGFAARLTDEEARSIASKPGVVSVFLDPILKLHTTHSWDFLKYQTALKIDSNLNSNNYDATDGVSLVTADGSDTIIGILDTGIWPESESFNDKDMGPIPSRWKGTCMKSDDFSSSNCNRKLIGARFYSTPESDGTIEIDSPRDTVGHGSHVAGTAAGTPVSDASYYGVAAGTAIGGSPGSRIAMYKVCSEGGCRGSDILAAFDDAIADGVDVLSLSLGSASGFQPELSNDPIAIGAFHAVEQGITVVCSAGNDGPDPGTVVNAAPWILTVGATTIDRDFESDVVLGGGTVVKGRAINFSKLEKSPVYPLIYALSARKADGNEHNARYCNEDSMEAEKINGKIVLCDSGDYWRSGQIDSVTSLGGVGVIFQVDNPGVVASTYAEFPATVLSFKDGQEILSYINSTRNPVATVQPTVTVTKYKPAPTVVYFSARGPASGTRNILKASKLASPFRFLISQESTHFPNVVCLQPDIAAPGVNILAPWIGNDSSVALEGKDPPLYNVLSGTSMSCPHVSGIAATVKAQNPAWSPSAIRSAIITTASQTDNLGAPISTDKNSTATPYDYGAGEVTTTGPLQPGLVYETGTVDYLNYLCYYGYNVSQIKTISKTAPKEFACPKDSNADYISNINYPSIAISNFNGKASKNVTRTVTNVAGDGEIIFTATVDAPSGLTVKVIPDKLQFSKNNQKLTYQVVFSPTTSSPKEDMFGSVTWTNAKYKVRSPFVVDV
- the LOC126632347 gene encoding SKP1-like protein 1B, translated to MSSERKITLKSSDGETFEVDEAVALMSQTIKHMVEDDCADNGIPLPNVTSKILAKVIEYCRKHVEAAKPEERASVDEDLKAWDAEFVKVDQATLFDLILAANYLNIKSLLDLTCQTVADMIKGKTPEEIRKTFNIKNDFTPEEEEEVRRENQWAFE